One genomic segment of Bombus vancouverensis nearcticus chromosome 11, iyBomVanc1_principal, whole genome shotgun sequence includes these proteins:
- the LOC117159280 gene encoding uncharacterized protein LOC117159280: MKLVLLVTLLAILYIVDYSNSAAVRSEEFAEQLRRIVHEMHPDNLRTQRATESGNDDRPKRNCYDTPCGWNTYNPVTRRGTIFMPNTCKCPDDTYRCVRTGENVSMSAYVYHCRQNTTSDDIEGETSEDMDYLS, encoded by the exons ATGAAACTAGTACTCTTAGTGACTCTGCTGGCGATCCTGTATATCGTCGACTATTCCAATAGTGCTGCAGTCAGATCGGAG GAATTCGCTGAACAGTTGCGCAGGATTGTCCATGAAATGCACCCCGATAACCTAAGAACACAGAGAGCAACCGAGAGCGGAAATGACGACCGTCCGAAACGGAATTGTTACGATACACCCTGCGGATGGAATACATACAATCCTGTCACTCGGCGAGGCACGATTTTCATGCCGAATAC ATGTAAGTGTCCTGACGACACGTACAGGTGCGTGCGTACAGGCGAAAACGTATCCATGAGTGCGTACGTATATCACTGTCGTCAAAATACGACATCGGACGATATTGAAGGCGAAACGTCTGAAGATATGGATTATCTTAGTTAA